The Thermocrinis albus DSM 14484 genome segment GAGGGCTTCTTCCGAGATGCCGGTCCACAGAGAGGTATACCTTCGTACATCTCACAGGGCCGTGGTGCACGCTCACCCACCTGCTACCGTTTCTCTGTCTTTAAGAGAAGAAAAGATAATACCGGTAGACTCGGAGGGTAAGATACTTCTGAAGGAGGTGTGTGTGGTGGAGGACCTTCCTTCGGGAAGTGAGGCTCTCGCGGAGGCGGTGGCTAACCTTCTGCAGGACAACTCTCTGGTGGTGGTAAGGGGGCACGGTGTTTTTGCAGCGGACAGAGATCCCATGAAAGCCTATGGCTGGATATCGGTCTTAGAAAGATCCTGCAGGATACTTCAGGAGACTCTTCCGTAGGTATCTGACAGTTGCCTTAGATAAGAGGCTACCTCTTCAGAGGGCAGATTTTTTAAACACCACCTCCAGTTTCCTTTCTGTGTTCCTGGGACGTTCATGCGGGCCTCTTTTCCGAGACCCAGCACGTCCTGTAGGGGCACTATGCAGAGATCTGCCACCGACATGTAGGCCATCTTCAACATACAACTCACCAGGTTTTCCTGAGTACACCAGGTGTAACTGTGCAGAAAACTCCTCTCTTCTGGAGTCAGATCTTCATAATACCAGTCCTTCAGCGGTTTGAGATCGTGGGTGGTGGTGTATACCACACACCTGTTGGTGTGGCGGTGGGGAAGATGTGGAGAGTCCTTATGGTAGAAGGCAAAGGCCAAAACCCGTGAAGAGTAAAAACCAAAAGCATCCCTAAGGGTTTCCACGTCGGGGGTTATATGTCCAAGATCCTCCGCTATGAAGGTGGCGTTAGGAAATTCATCCCTGAGGAGTTTCATCAGGTCCCAGCCGGGTGCCTCCAACCATCTTCTGACAGGGAAAGCCCAGTAAGCTACGAACCCCCTAAAGTGATCAAAGCGCAGTATATCAAAGAGGCGCAGAGCGTGTCTTACCCTTTCTACCCACCACTGGAAGTTCTCCTGCAGATGTTTCTCCCACCGATAGACAGGATTTCCCCACCACTGTCCCCTTTCGTTGAATCTGTCAGGTGGAACACCCGCTACCAGAGTGTTGTCAAAAAGATAAGGTCGGCTCAAAACATCCGCACTGTTGGGTGCTGGATACATGGGAAGATCACCCACTATGAGCACACCTTGCCTGTTGGCATACTCCTTCAACATGAACCACTGACGGAAGAAGAGATACTGGGTTATCTTCACCTTCAGTACATCCTCTTCCCTTACCTTCTTACTGATCCTCTCAGCTTCAAAAACCGCATAGTCTTCAAGCCAGAAACTGTTATCCTCCTCAAACTTCCTAAGATCCTCCCACCAGCTGAAGTTGGAAGCAGCCTCCTCCAGTAAGCGAGCCTTTGTAAGACATACCTTCCGGTAACTTATCCTGCCTGATGGCTTCCTTTTATAGGTTTCCAGCGTTTTGTCGGAAACAAGCCCCCAACGCTGTAAAAGCTGTGGGCTTATGAGGAGAGGGTTACCCGCAAAGAGGGAGGCAGGATAGTAAGGAGAAAAATCACCCTCAGCTAGCACAGGATGTATGGGGAGAACCTGCCACAGGCTCTGTCCCCCTTCTTTCAGAAAATCCACGAAGCTGTAAGCGGAGGGTCCCATATCGCCTATACCAAAAGGTGAAGGTAGAGAAGTTATATGAAGGAGGAGCCCAGCGCGGCGCACTGTAAAATATTAGCATGCGCATAACGGTGGTGGGTGCTGGGTATGTAGGACTTACGACGGCGGTCTGTTTTGCCCATCTGGGTCATGAGGTGCTTCTGGTAGAAAAGATCCCGCTTAAGGTGGATATGCTGAGGAGGGGAGAGGTCCCCATCTACGAGCCAGGTATGGAGGAGATGTTAAGAGAGAACTTAAAAGCGGGTAGACTGGGTGTGACCTCCTCTCTCGAGGAAGGTATTCAGTTTTCAGATGTTATATTCATATGTGTGGGAACACCCCAAAGTGAAGACGGTTCTGCGGATCTATCACAGGTAGAGGAGGTGGCAAGAGAAACAGCTAAGCTGATGACATCTTACAAACTACTGGTAGAGAAATCCACAGTACCGGTAAACACTCACAAGCTCATAAAGAGGACGGTGGAGAGATACCTAAAGAAAAAGGACGTACCTTACGATGTAGCTTCTAACCCTGAGTTCTTAAGGGAAGGGAGCGCTATAAGAGACTTTCTGTATCCTGACAGAATCGTGATAGGCGTGGAGAGCGAGAGGGCCAGGAAGATCTTTGAGGAGCTCTATGCAGGTTTCAACTGCCCCATAATCTATACGGATCCGGCTACAGCCGAGCTTATAAAGCATGCTTCCAACTCCTTCTTAGCCATGAAGATCTCTTACATCAACATGGTAGCCGATCTTTGTGAGAAGGTAGGTGCTGACATAAAACTGGTGGCCGACGGAATGGGTTTTGACAAACGGATAGGCAGGGAGTTCCTCAACGCCGGCTTAGGGTGGGGTGGTAGTTGTTTTCCTAAGGATGTGAGGGCCTTCATAAAGATGGCTGAGGATAACGGTGTGGACTTCGGGCTTCTGAGGGAGGTGGAGAAGATAAACAGAAGGCGTATTGAGAGATTTATGGAAAAGGTGAGATCCTCTCTGTGGAGTCTCAAGGGTAAGAAACTGGCGGTGTGGGGTTTGTCCTTTAAACCTAACACCGACGACATAAGGGAGGCTGTGTCTACCAAGCTGGTTCCTCTCCTTCTGAAAGAGGGTGCCCGGTTGGTGCTGTATGATCCAAAGGCTATGGAGAACTTTAGGCGTGTGTTTCCAGAAGGTGACGATCTAAAGTATGCTCCCGATCCCTACACAGCGGTGGAGGGTGCCTCCGCTCTTCTTATCCTCACCGAATGGGAAGAGTTTCAACATGTGGATCTTTTGAGGGTAAAAGAGCTCATGGAACTACCTATAGTGGTGGATGGTAGAAACATATACGAACCTTCCGTTATGAAACAGCTGGGTTTTGAGTACCACTGTATGGGGAGAGGTGTTAAAGAACCTCCAGCTTAGCTCTGAGGGCTCCCGCTGCCTTCATAGCCTGAAGTATGGCTATTATCTCACGGGGTGTGGCGCCTATCCTGTTAAGAGACTCCACCAGCTGACTCACGGTAGCTCCCCTAAGTTCCATAATTCTCCTCTCCTTTTCTTCCACCTTCAGCTCCGTCCTAGGTACCACCACTGTCTCCCCCCTCGAAAGGGGAGGCGGTTGTACCACCTCAGGTGCTTCCTTTACGGTGACGGTAAGGGTACCTACCGTCACACTGACGGGCGCTATGGTAACATCACCCCCTAGGAGAACAGTGCCTGACCTTGAGTCTATCACCACCTTGGCTACGGCGGGCACATCTATGTCCAAATCCTCCACTTGTGCTAGAAAACTCACCATATCCATACCTTCCGGTATTTTCAGCCTAACGGTGGAAGCATCTACTGCCTGAGCTACCTGTGCCTGGAACCGTGCGTTTATGATATCTTGTATCTTTTTGGCCAAGGAAAAACTGGCATTATCCAAATAAAGGTTTATCTCCCTTACATCCTGAGGATAGCTTAATCCCCTCTCCACGATAGCTCCGTTGGGTATCCTACCTACGGTGGGCACGTTCTGTACCTGTCTTGCAGCAGCTCCTCTCGCTTCGTAACCAGAGACCACAACCTGCCCCTGTGCCAAGGCGTAGATCTGGCCGTCGGGACCCACCAGAGGGGTGAGAAGTAATGTCCCACCCTCCAGGCTCTTGGCGTCACCTATAGAAGATACCTCCACATCTATCCTCATACCAGGTTTTGCATAAGGGGGAAGTTTGGCGGTAACCATGACCGCTGCCACGTTCTTCACAGTCATTCTCCTTGGATCCACACTCACACCCATTCTCTGTAACATGTTGGCTATACTCCTTACAGTGAAGAGGGTACTCTTCCCATCTCCCGTACCCTTTAGACCCACTACGAGACCGTACCCCACAAGGTAGTTGCTCCTGTTACCTTCTACAGTGGCTATGTCTCTTATTTTGGCGGCAAAGGAAACAGTTACCAGCAGTATCAGAAGGGTAAAACCTTTGCCAACAATCTCGCCAGCCATCCTGGGTTACCTCCGTCCACCGTGAACCCTCTTCCCTCCACTATCACTTCGAGATTGGCTATCTTGTCACTGCTTACCGTGTTGGTGGCATCTATGTCCTCCCCTCTCACCACTCCTCTTAGAACCATTTCTCTACTTACGTTGTTCCAATAAAAGTTCTTCTTAGCCTCTATGAGCATAGACCCGTTAGGGTACACCTTCATAACCCTCCCTGCCATACGTGTGCTGATGACGGCTGACTGTTGGAACTTACCGCTCCCCTTAGTACTCATCTGACCACCACCCTGCGCAGATAGCTGGTCAAGGACGTCCTTAGAGATACCAAAGAGACTGGCCACACCCTCCTTAAAAGTGGCCGATCTGGACGTTTGGTTTGCGACACTCTCAACGGCGTTTAAACTCTCCACCAGCAGTACGTAGATAACGTCCCCCACTCTCCTGGCTTTTGTGTCCGAGTAAAGGGAGACGAACCCCTCCGAGGGCATTATACTCCCCATAGAAGAGTAATGTACCTGTTGAGTTTGGCCTGGATAAGGGTTTCTTGCTTCATACTCCTCTACTGATACTACCTTCTGGGCACATGAGACTAACATTAACAGCAAACCTATCAGCCACATCACTCCTTTTCCCATCTTTCCTTTACCGTAACCTCCACCTCCACAGGTACCCTCTTCAGTATTATACTGCCGGCTCTTTTCATGGCTCTCTCCAGTAAGGTTTGAACTTCCTGAGCTACCTCCTGTGGACACTCCAGTACTATCTCGTCGTGGACCAAGTTCACCACCTTGGCTGGGATGCCTTCCTTTCTTAGCTCAGCGTCCAGCATAAGGACAGCCAGCTTGAGAAGATCAGCACCGGTACCCTGTATGGGATAGTTGACAGCGTCCGGGAAGGTGTGTGCCACGTAACTTCTACCCAGCAGGGTGTGTCCGGAAGACTTTCCTGTCTTTTTAAGCTCTTCTTTTACCCTGTTGTGCCAATCTCTGAAACCCTCAAAGTAGCTGAAGAACCTCTCCCTTATAGCCTGCGCTTCCTCTACCGGAAGATCTATGCCATAAGTAGCGGCATACTGGGAGAGCCCCTTGGCCGATATGCCGTATATAAGACCGAAGTTGACAGCCTTTGCCAGCTGCCTTTCCTCTTTTGTGATGTCCTCCTCTCTCTTACCGAGGAGGATGCTGGCGGTGTATCTGTGAAGATCTCTGCCCTCCTGGAAAGCCCTTATCATCCTGATCTCTCCCACATACTCGGCCGCTATCCTCAGCTCTATCTGAGAGAAGTCTGCTATCACAAATAGGTTTCCTTCCTCCGCCTTGAATATCCTCCTTAGGTCCTTTGGGATGTTCTGGACGTTAGGGTTAGAGGAAGCCATCCTACCTGTCACAGCTCCTATCTGTTTAAACTCCGGGTATACCCTGTTTCCCCTCAGATTCTCCCTTATCTCCTCCAGCTTGTCCAAAATCTTCTTACTGGCCCTTATCTCCAGTATGTGTCTCACCACAGGATGGTGAGCGTGTTCCGACAGAGCTTTGTCATCGGTGGACACATTCCCCTTCTCTGTCTTAGGAAGATCAAGACCTAACCGTCTGGTGAGGAACTCGCCCAGCTGCTTAGGTGACATAGGATCCACACGGTGCGTGCTGATAAAGTCCATGATCATTCTCTGTACTTTCCTTGAGTACTCTCTGAAGACGGACTCCAACTCTTGAGTATCCACCGGAAGACCGTTCAGCTCCAGCTTGGCCACCTCCTGTACAAAAGCCATCTCCACTATGGCAACGGGGTTCTGAAGACCGAACACACGGGAAGTACGTGTCTTCAGAAGGATCTCCTCTCTTACAGGACACTGGTTGAGTTTTTCAAGAAGTATGGGAAAAAGATCTCTTACCACCACCACATCGAGGGCAGCGTACTCCAGTTGTGCCTTGGTAAGGACCCTGCTACCCCAGTCGGACAACTGCAGGCTCTTGTCCAAAACCTGACCCAAGTAATGCATGGCCACACTCTGGAGGGAGTGTCTGTCCAGCTCCGCCAGCAGTTGACTGGCCACCATAGTATCAAAAACAGCGTAAGGCTCTATATGGTACCTGTAGAGGTACTTAAGATCGAACTTCAGGTTGTGTCCCACCACACCTTTCTGGGAGAGAAGCTCCTTAAGAAACAGAACACCCCTTTCTCCCAGTTCAAAAAGGTCCAGAAGGAAGATCTCTCCTTGGCCTCCCAACTGTACCAGTCTCAGTCTGTCACCTGTTGTCTCCGTATCCAAGAAGAGCACAGCCTCAGGAGATAGTTTTTCCTTAACCTTAAGAAGTCCCTCAGGGGAGGTTATGTACTCAAACCTCATGCCTCAGATCCACTACACCGAGCTCCTCTACACAAGTGTCCAACTCTATCCACATGGCGGTCTCGTCGCAGGAGGGAAACTTGATACAGTTGATACACTCACCCCACACCTTGTGAGGTAACTTATCCTTGGGTATGGTTTTAAAGCCGTGTTTCTCAAAGAATCCTACCGCATAGGTAAGTACAAACACTCTCCTTATACCTAACTGCTTTGCCTCTTCTACACACGCTCTCACCAGAAGACCACCTATTCCTTTACCCTTCATATGAGGTGCTACCGCAAGGCTTTTTATCTCCGCAAGGTCCTCCCATACCACGTGCAGGGCTGCACATCCCACCAGTTTACCTTCTTCCTCGCACACCCAGAAATCCCTTATGTCCTCGTATATGGAACTCATACTTCTGGGAAGGAGGAGCCCATCTCTGGCATAGAGATTGACAAGATTGTATATGTCCGGCGCATCCTTTACAAAGGCTTTTCTGACAAACATAGGAAAAAATTTATACCTTGACTCTCTTTCCGAGAAAATCTAAATTTCTTATCTATGAAGTATTACATAAAAACCTTTGGCTGTCAGATGAACTTTAACGACTCGGAACGCATAAAGGGGATATTGCATCACATGGGTTACAAACCGGCCGATACCCCCGAAGAGGCAGATCTGATCCTTATAAACACCTGTACCATCAGAGAAAAACCCGATCAGAAGGTTTATTCCCATCTGGGTGAGTACAAGAAGATAAAGGAGAAAAGACCGGAGGTCATCATAGGTGTGTGCGGTTGCTTGGCCCAACGGATGGGATGGCAACTGGTGGAGAAGGCTCCCGTGGTGGACCTTATGTTTTCTTCCTTTAACATACATCACCTTCCCGAACTCATACAGCAGGCACAGGCAGGCTACAGAGCCATAGCCATACTGGAAGAACCTCCAGAGGACGAGGACAGAATGTGGGAGTTCAAGACAGTGAGAGACAACGCCTACTGTGCCTATGTGACTGTTATGAAGGGGTGTGACAAACACTGTACCTACTGTGTGGTACCCAAAACCAGAGGAAGGCAGAGATCCAGGAGCTTAGAGAGCATACTGGAGGAGGTAAGGTGGCTGGTGGCCGATGGTGTTAAAGAGATACATCTCTTAGGCCAGAACGTGACGGCGTGGGGACAGGACATAAACATCCACTTTTCGGAGCTGTTGTATAGAGTTGCAGAAATACCAGGTGTAGAGAGGATACGTTTCACCACAGGCCACCCTTCCGATATGGATGAGAGGATAGCTAAAGCTATGGGAGATATACCTCAGATATGTGAGCATCTGCACCTTCCTGTGCAGTCAGGTTCCAACAGAATTCTGAAACTTATGGAGAGGAACTACACAAAGGAGGAGTACCTGGAGAAGATCCATATGCTTAGGGAGTACGTACCGGGTATAACCTTCTCCACCGACATTATCGTAGGTTTTCCCACCGAGACAGAGGAGGATTTTGAAGAAACCTTGGATGTACTGCGTAAGGTTAGGTTCGAACAGGTCTTTTCTTTCAAGTACTCTCCGAGGCCAGACACACCCGCCGCTTACATGGAAGGACAGATACCGGACGAAGTGAAGACAGACAGGATGTCTCGCCTCTTGAGCTTGCAGAAGGAGATTCTGGCAGAGATAGCGCGTAGTTACGAAGGTACAGTTCAGGAAGTCCTATTAGAATCCTGGCAGGACGGAAAACTGGTGGGAAGGACGAGGACAAACCGCTGGGTATCTGTGGAGGGCTCGGAAGATATGTTGGGGAAAACAGTTAGAGTGAGGATCACCCGCTCCCAGCCTTTCAGCATGGAGGGGATTATATTAGAAGAGGTGGAGGCCTGACATGATAGAGATGGTGGTACACGGCATAACACTGGACCCTGTTTCCCAGATGCCCATAGTAGTTCTGAGAGGTAAGGATAACGAGGAACTTATGCTTCCTATATGGATAGGCATCTTTGAAGCTGACAGTATAGCAAGAGAACTGCAGAAGGTGGAACCTCCGCGTCCTATGACCTACGAACTTCTCAAAAAAGTCATAACGGAGATGGGGGGTAGAGTGGAGAAGGTGGTCATCAACGACCTCAGAGACAGCACCTACTACGCGGAGATATACATACAGCAAGGTAACAACCTGCTGGTGTTGGACTCAAGACCCAGTGACGCCATTAACCTGGCTCTTCGCTTTGAAGCACCCATATTTGTGGAAGAACATGTTCTGGAAAAATCTAAGGTGCCCAAACCGGAAGGCGAAGAAGAGAGAGAGGATGAGGAAAAGAGGAAACTGAGGGAGTGGTTGGAGAACCTACGACCGGAAGATTTTGAGAAGGGCTTAAGCTGAGAGAGCCTTTTGCAGGCACTCCATCATCACATCTTCCGGAGGTGATCCTACATCCAAAACCGGCATCACCTCCACTACACCCTGTGATGAAAGTTCTTCGAGGAGTAGTCGGAAGACCTCCACCAAGCCTTCCTTAAAGGTAACACCCTCTTTGAAGATGTATAGGTCCATATCTTCTCTGTAGCCCATAATCCTGTATTCTTCCGGGTTCTGAAGCACTCTGTCTATGCCTACCGCGTAGGCCATACCCTGAAGGACAGCGGCGCTGGGAGGAAGGTAATGGGTGGCGTAGCACTCCATACCTGTAGCTTTGAGAATATTCTCATCCATAGGTACAGAAACTACGTATAGGGCGGAGGCTTCCTTAGCTTCACCCCTTTCTGTGTATCCTCTGAGTTGTATCAGATAGCTCCAGGACCTCATGCTCCTAATATTATGCTGTAGAGGAGTATGAGGGGTGGATATATTATCTTCTGAAGCACACCTGTAAAGAGGAGAAGGCTTATGACGAGAAATCCGTAAACCTCAAACCTGTAAAAGAGCTCCCAGTGTCTGAAAGAAAGGAAACTCATAACGGCCCTACTTCCGTCAAGAGGCGGGATAGGTACAGCGTTGAATATGGCTAAAACCAAGTTGATAAACACCGATTTGGCGGAGAAGATGGCAAGAGGTACCAAAATGCTACTGCCCATGAAGTCAAGATAACCAGAATCTATAAGCCTGTAAAGAACGCCGAACAGGACAGCCAGCAGAAAGTTCATACCTATACCTGCTACCGATACCAAGAAGGTACCCTTTCTGAGATCCCTAAAGTTCAGAGGATTTATGGGAACAGGTTTTGCCCATCCGAAAAGTATAGGTGATCCTAAGAGCATGAGGATGGCAGGCAGCAGGATGGTACCGAAGGGATCTATGTGGGGGATAGGGTTTATGGTAAGCCTCCCTTCCTTATAAGCGGTGGTATCCCCCATCTTGAAGGCCATCCACCCGTGGGCGTACTCGTGGAGTACCACCGCCATCATGAGAGCAGGAAGAGACACCACAAGACTCTGTATATCCATAGCCTCAGTATTGGGAGTCGCTTCTCACCCTAACGATAGTGTGAACGTTACCCCTTGGGTTAAAGTCCCCTATCACTTCCAGAAAGCGAGGCCTCAGTAGACTGTAGAGGGCGTTGTAGATCTCATTGGTGGCCGCTTCGTGAGATATATAACGGTTCCTGAACTTGTTGAGCCATAGCTTCAGAGACCTTAGTTCCACAATGTACTTATCGGGTATGTACCTTATCTTTATGGTAGCGTAATCGGGATAGCCCGATCTGGGGCAAAGGCACGAGAACTCCGGGAAAGTTATCTCTATCATATAATCCCTATCGGGATAAGGGTTTTCCCACGGTTCTAGCTGCGCCTGTTCTATGGCCAGTTCTCCGTACTTCTTCTCCATGAGATTTAAAATATACCACATGCTGGACCTTTTGATAAAAGGAGCTTACATACCTCAGAAAGGAAAGGTTTTGGACGTAGGTGTAAAGGATGGCGTCATCATCCGTGTGGAAGAGGGCATAGAGGAAGAAGCTCGCTACACGATAAAAGCAGAGGGTAAGTTACTGTTTCCTTCCTTCGCCAACATGCATACCCACATCTCCATGAGTCTCCTCAGGGGTATAGGTGCGGATCTTCCTCTCATGGACTGGTTACAGAAGGTCATATGGCCCCTTGAGAGTGAGTTTGTATCTCCCCAGTTTGTGAGAGATGGAGCTCTTTTGGGAATAGCGGAGGCTATAAAATCGGGAACTACTCTCCTTATGGATATGTACTTTTTTGAAGAGGAGATAGCTAAAGTGGCTAAGGAGGTGGGAATAAGGGTAGGGCTTGGGTTTGGTATACTGGATTTTCCCACCAAAGTGGCCAAAACTCAGGAAGAGTATCTGGCAAGAGCCAGGGAGTTTGCCAGAAATCTGAAGGGAGAGGATCTGGTGTTTCCTGTTCTCTGTCCTCATGCCCCTTACACGTGTGGTCCCGACACATTAAGGAAGGTGAAGGCACTGGCGGATGAGGAGGGTCTTTACATCCACATACACGTATCGGAAACACTCCACGAGTTTCAGTCCATAAAAGAACAATACGGGAAAACACCCGTGGCTTATCTGGACCACCTGGGTCTTCTGGCACCAAACCTCCTGATGGCTCATGTGGTTTGGACAGAGCCCTTTGAAAGGGACCTGATAGCTCACAGGGGAGCCAAGGTGCTTCACTGTCCCGAAAGTAATCTCAAGTTAGGGTCGGGTATAGCACCTGTCAGCGATTACCTGAAGAGGGGTGTTCACGTGTGTCTCGGTACAGACGGACCGGCCTCCAACGATAATTTGGACATGTTGGAGGAGATGAGCACCATGGTGAAGTTACAAAAAGGTGTGACGGGAGATCCCGGTGCCATAGATGCTCCCACAGCCCTGAAGGTAGCCACACAGATGGGTTTCCAGGCAGTTAACATAAAGGCCGGTCTCATAGAACCGGGTTACGAGGCGGATCTCATACTGGTAGATACATCAGGCCTACACCTTCAGCCCCTCTACGATCCGATAGCTCAGCTGGTTTACAGTGCGAAATCTTCTGATATAGACACAGTAGTGTGTAAAGGGCGTGTCCTCATGGAGAAGAGGGAGTTGAAAACGATAGACGAGGAGGAGGTGAAGTTTGTGGCAAAAAGATGGAAGGAGAAGATCCTCCAAAAGATCAGAAACTGAGTTCAAAAGCTACGTTACCTGAGGGTGTTTTTTTGATGGCTTTAACAGGGACATCCTGAAGGGTCTTCTCGGAAGCTTCTCCCTTTATAACAAGGCGTGTACCATCGTACTCTATACTGTATATCTTCATACCTTCTTTTGTGTAACGGGATGCTTCCTGAAGTTTCTCGGTGAGGAGAAACCGATCTGCCGGGAGACTCATAGCCTTCACCTGCTGATACACAGACACAGCAGGTACGGAAGGAAAGATTTTTTTAAACTGAAGTTTTGCCTCTTCCCTTATCTTATCTGTGTCAAAGGCCATGTTTGTTACGTAAAAAGAAACACCCAAAAGCAACAAAAACACGGCAGAAGACACAGCTATCTCCCTAAGATCCTCTTTGCTTATCTCCCTATCCTCCATATCGGGATAAGGATTGGGAAGAACT includes the following:
- a CDS encoding UDP-glucose dehydrogenase family protein, giving the protein MRITVVGAGYVGLTTAVCFAHLGHEVLLVEKIPLKVDMLRRGEVPIYEPGMEEMLRENLKAGRLGVTSSLEEGIQFSDVIFICVGTPQSEDGSADLSQVEEVARETAKLMTSYKLLVEKSTVPVNTHKLIKRTVERYLKKKDVPYDVASNPEFLREGSAIRDFLYPDRIVIGVESERARKIFEELYAGFNCPIIYTDPATAELIKHASNSFLAMKISYINMVADLCEKVGADIKLVADGMGFDKRIGREFLNAGLGWGGSCFPKDVRAFIKMAEDNGVDFGLLREVEKINRRRIERFMEKVRSSLWSLKGKKLAVWGLSFKPNTDDIREAVSTKLVPLLLKEGARLVLYDPKAMENFRRVFPEGDDLKYAPDPYTAVEGASALLILTEWEEFQHVDLLRVKELMELPIVVDGRNIYEPSVMKQLGFEYHCMGRGVKEPPA
- a CDS encoding class II aldolase/adducin family protein produces the protein MLKWAVRKILKAAHLLYQEGLVDARAGNISFRIDDKIIITRTGSHLGELTEEDLILLPLLGTTPLLERASSEMPVHREVYLRTSHRAVVHAHPPATVSLSLREEKIIPVDSEGKILLKEVCVVEDLPSGSEALAEAVANLLQDNSLVVVRGHGVFAADRDPMKAYGWISVLERSCRILQETLP
- a CDS encoding bifunctional nuclease family protein translates to MIEMVVHGITLDPVSQMPIVVLRGKDNEELMLPIWIGIFEADSIARELQKVEPPRPMTYELLKKVITEMGGRVEKVVINDLRDSTYYAEIYIQQGNNLLVLDSRPSDAINLALRFEAPIFVEEHVLEKSKVPKPEGEEEREDEEKRKLREWLENLRPEDFEKGLS
- the queF gene encoding preQ(1) synthase; this encodes MEKKYGELAIEQAQLEPWENPYPDRDYMIEITFPEFSCLCPRSGYPDYATIKIRYIPDKYIVELRSLKLWLNKFRNRYISHEAATNEIYNALYSLLRPRFLEVIGDFNPRGNVHTIVRVRSDSQY
- a CDS encoding flagellar basal body P-ring protein FlgI, giving the protein MAGEIVGKGFTLLILLVTVSFAAKIRDIATVEGNRSNYLVGYGLVVGLKGTGDGKSTLFTVRSIANMLQRMGVSVDPRRMTVKNVAAVMVTAKLPPYAKPGMRIDVEVSSIGDAKSLEGGTLLLTPLVGPDGQIYALAQGQVVVSGYEARGAAARQVQNVPTVGRIPNGAIVERGLSYPQDVREINLYLDNASFSLAKKIQDIINARFQAQVAQAVDASTVRLKIPEGMDMVSFLAQVEDLDIDVPAVAKVVIDSRSGTVLLGGDVTIAPVSVTVGTLTVTVKEAPEVVQPPPLSRGETVVVPRTELKVEEKERRIMELRGATVSQLVESLNRIGATPREIIAILQAMKAAGALRAKLEVL
- a CDS encoding site-2 protease family protein — its product is MDIQSLVVSLPALMMAVVLHEYAHGWMAFKMGDTTAYKEGRLTINPIPHIDPFGTILLPAILMLLGSPILFGWAKPVPINPLNFRDLRKGTFLVSVAGIGMNFLLAVLFGVLYRLIDSGYLDFMGSSILVPLAIFSAKSVFINLVLAIFNAVPIPPLDGSRAVMSFLSFRHWELFYRFEVYGFLVISLLLFTGVLQKIIYPPLILLYSIILGA
- a CDS encoding N-acetyltransferase → MFVRKAFVKDAPDIYNLVNLYARDGLLLPRSMSSIYEDIRDFWVCEEEGKLVGCAALHVVWEDLAEIKSLAVAPHMKGKGIGGLLVRACVEEAKQLGIRRVFVLTYAVGFFEKHGFKTIPKDKLPHKVWGECINCIKFPSCDETAMWIELDTCVEELGVVDLRHEV
- the miaB gene encoding tRNA (N6-isopentenyl adenosine(37)-C2)-methylthiotransferase MiaB; amino-acid sequence: MKYYIKTFGCQMNFNDSERIKGILHHMGYKPADTPEEADLILINTCTIREKPDQKVYSHLGEYKKIKEKRPEVIIGVCGCLAQRMGWQLVEKAPVVDLMFSSFNIHHLPELIQQAQAGYRAIAILEEPPEDEDRMWEFKTVRDNAYCAYVTVMKGCDKHCTYCVVPKTRGRQRSRSLESILEEVRWLVADGVKEIHLLGQNVTAWGQDINIHFSELLYRVAEIPGVERIRFTTGHPSDMDERIAKAMGDIPQICEHLHLPVQSGSNRILKLMERNYTKEEYLEKIHMLREYVPGITFSTDIIVGFPTETEEDFEETLDVLRKVRFEQVFSFKYSPRPDTPAAYMEGQIPDEVKTDRMSRLLSLQKEILAEIARSYEGTVQEVLLESWQDGKLVGRTRTNRWVSVEGSEDMLGKTVRVRITRSQPFSMEGIILEEVEA
- a CDS encoding 4-alpha-glucanotransferase produces the protein MRRAGLLLHITSLPSPFGIGDMGPSAYSFVDFLKEGGQSLWQVLPIHPVLAEGDFSPYYPASLFAGNPLLISPQLLQRWGLVSDKTLETYKRKPSGRISYRKVCLTKARLLEEAASNFSWWEDLRKFEEDNSFWLEDYAVFEAERISKKVREEDVLKVKITQYLFFRQWFMLKEYANRQGVLIVGDLPMYPAPNSADVLSRPYLFDNTLVAGVPPDRFNERGQWWGNPVYRWEKHLQENFQWWVERVRHALRLFDILRFDHFRGFVAYWAFPVRRWLEAPGWDLMKLLRDEFPNATFIAEDLGHITPDVETLRDAFGFYSSRVLAFAFYHKDSPHLPHRHTNRCVVYTTTHDLKPLKDWYYEDLTPEERSFLHSYTWCTQENLVSCMLKMAYMSVADLCIVPLQDVLGLGKEARMNVPGTQKGNWRWCLKNLPSEEVASYLRQLSDTYGRVS
- a CDS encoding flagellar basal body L-ring protein FlgH, which translates into the protein MWLIGLLLMLVSCAQKVVSVEEYEARNPYPGQTQQVHYSSMGSIMPSEGFVSLYSDTKARRVGDVIYVLLVESLNAVESVANQTSRSATFKEGVASLFGISKDVLDQLSAQGGGQMSTKGSGKFQQSAVISTRMAGRVMKVYPNGSMLIEAKKNFYWNNVSREMVLRGVVRGEDIDATNTVSSDKIANLEVIVEGRGFTVDGGNPGWLARLLAKVLPF
- a CDS encoding bifunctional 3'-5' exonuclease/DNA polymerase, encoding MRFEYITSPEGLLKVKEKLSPEAVLFLDTETTGDRLRLVQLGGQGEIFLLDLFELGERGVLFLKELLSQKGVVGHNLKFDLKYLYRYHIEPYAVFDTMVASQLLAELDRHSLQSVAMHYLGQVLDKSLQLSDWGSRVLTKAQLEYAALDVVVVRDLFPILLEKLNQCPVREEILLKTRTSRVFGLQNPVAIVEMAFVQEVAKLELNGLPVDTQELESVFREYSRKVQRMIMDFISTHRVDPMSPKQLGEFLTRRLGLDLPKTEKGNVSTDDKALSEHAHHPVVRHILEIRASKKILDKLEEIRENLRGNRVYPEFKQIGAVTGRMASSNPNVQNIPKDLRRIFKAEEGNLFVIADFSQIELRIAAEYVGEIRMIRAFQEGRDLHRYTASILLGKREEDITKEERQLAKAVNFGLIYGISAKGLSQYAATYGIDLPVEEAQAIRERFFSYFEGFRDWHNRVKEELKKTGKSSGHTLLGRSYVAHTFPDAVNYPIQGTGADLLKLAVLMLDAELRKEGIPAKVVNLVHDEIVLECPQEVAQEVQTLLERAMKRAGSIILKRVPVEVEVTVKERWEKE